In Crinalium epipsammum PCC 9333, the following are encoded in one genomic region:
- a CDS encoding nucleotide exchange factor GrpE, whose protein sequence is MFHTFNHLLLWVFSLLGLSSIFLILINYSNEQPDSQAVKPITNTNASNQPEIEELRQECLRLREQLQQQNIQLTTEFQESTFKQIQTLLTNYPSLRPMVQVKPELPAKNIISLLTPLDNLLSTWGYELIGQAWEQVEYDPQLHQPDNSDIQPGELVFVRFVGYRQGERILVPAKVSRTLPGGAS, encoded by the coding sequence ATGTTTCATACCTTTAATCACTTGCTGCTATGGGTCTTTAGCCTTCTAGGTTTAAGCTCAATTTTCCTAATTCTAATTAATTATTCAAACGAGCAACCTGATTCTCAAGCAGTAAAGCCTATAACAAATACTAACGCATCTAACCAGCCAGAAATAGAAGAACTGCGTCAAGAATGCCTACGCTTACGCGAACAATTGCAGCAGCAAAATATTCAACTAACAACAGAATTTCAAGAATCAACATTTAAACAAATACAAACACTGCTAACCAACTATCCCAGCTTACGACCGATGGTGCAGGTGAAACCAGAACTACCTGCTAAAAACATAATTTCCTTATTAACACCACTAGATAATTTACTCTCAACTTGGGGTTACGAATTAATTGGTCAAGCTTGGGAACAAGTAGAGTATGATCCCCAACTCCATCAACCGGATAATTCTGATATTCAACCAGGTGAATTAGTTTTTGTGCGCTTTGTTGGCTATCGGCAAGGAGAGCGCATTTTAGTCCCCGCTAAAGTCAGCCGTACACTACCAGGAGGTGCATCTTGA
- a CDS encoding Hsp70 family protein — translation MTSVAIDFGTSNTIVCTLDPVTQTPRTLKFDGISRRFEGTQVNVVPTLAFVQGQNSLLFGEIVRSRRLGFSQPKQYFQAFKRDLVAEYQPPPRQLEGINYSAEIVSELFLKHLWQQLLQQGIEPSRLIFTVPVGAFELYLDWFRDFAERLNVPQVQLIDESTAAALGYAIQQPGSLVLVVDFGGGTLDLSLVRTIAASGGQEVLRAEVLAKSDAYIGGVDIDAWIVEDYLQRINSSRDAVKEIGWLNLLELAERLKINLSYHNEATESWFDDENFIAHDLKLNRDEFAEILEARQLLEQVRQSLDEVLAITLNKGINKADIQYVLLVGGSCLIPAVQQLIVSYFGRSRVKLGKPFEAVAHGALASSLLVQIEDYLRHGYAIRLWEPYEKRHTYFSLFDQGGKYPCQRSEPLTLQVAKDGQREIRLDIGEIAAVSKAEVNYDIHGRMTSSELHQQTDFRSLESHHDAVCIAHLDPPGQLGVDRISVQFEVNQQRVLLATVRDLLTGRVLVEKGAIAKLK, via the coding sequence TTGACCTCTGTTGCCATTGATTTCGGCACCAGTAACACAATTGTCTGTACTTTAGATCCAGTAACCCAAACTCCCCGCACCTTAAAATTTGATGGCATCTCGCGACGGTTTGAAGGAACCCAAGTAAATGTCGTGCCAACTTTAGCTTTTGTGCAAGGGCAGAACAGTTTATTATTTGGAGAAATTGTGCGATCGCGCCGACTAGGATTTTCCCAACCAAAACAATATTTTCAAGCATTTAAACGCGACTTAGTAGCAGAATATCAGCCTCCGCCTCGTCAACTAGAAGGTATAAACTATAGTGCCGAAATTGTCTCAGAACTGTTTCTCAAGCACCTTTGGCAGCAGTTATTACAACAGGGAATTGAACCGAGTAGGCTAATCTTTACAGTGCCTGTGGGTGCGTTTGAGCTATATCTAGATTGGTTTCGTGACTTTGCAGAACGTCTAAATGTCCCCCAAGTACAGTTAATTGATGAATCCACAGCAGCAGCACTTGGTTATGCAATTCAACAACCAGGCTCATTAGTTTTAGTAGTTGATTTTGGCGGCGGTACTTTAGATCTAAGTTTAGTACGCACCATAGCAGCTAGTGGTGGGCAGGAAGTATTACGGGCAGAAGTCCTAGCCAAGTCTGATGCTTATATTGGCGGTGTAGATATTGATGCTTGGATTGTTGAGGATTATTTACAACGAATTAATTCTTCACGGGATGCAGTCAAAGAGATCGGCTGGCTGAATTTATTAGAATTAGCAGAACGTTTAAAAATTAACTTATCTTATCATAATGAAGCTACTGAAAGTTGGTTTGATGATGAAAATTTTATTGCCCACGATTTAAAGTTAAATCGAGATGAATTTGCCGAAATCTTAGAAGCGCGTCAACTATTAGAACAAGTCAGACAATCATTAGATGAAGTGCTGGCGATCACACTTAATAAAGGAATCAACAAAGCTGATATTCAATACGTGCTGTTGGTCGGAGGTAGCTGCCTAATTCCCGCCGTACAACAATTAATTGTTTCTTATTTTGGGCGATCGCGCGTTAAATTAGGTAAGCCATTTGAAGCAGTAGCGCATGGAGCATTAGCATCTAGCTTATTAGTACAGATAGAAGATTATCTGCGACATGGCTATGCAATTCGTCTCTGGGAACCCTACGAAAAGCGGCATACATATTTTTCATTATTTGATCAAGGTGGTAAATATCCCTGCCAACGTTCCGAACCTTTAACACTGCAAGTAGCTAAAGATGGACAGCGAGAAATTCGTTTAGATATAGGAGAAATTGCTGCTGTATCAAAAGCCGAAGTGAATTATGATATTCATGGCAGAATGACCAGTAGCGAACTTCACCAACAAACTGATTTTCGTTCTTTAGAAAGTCACCACGATGCAGTTTGCATAGCTCATTTAGATCCGCCTGGACAATTAGGTGTAGACCGAATTTCTGTGCAGTTTGAAGTGAATCAACAACGGGTATTATTAGCAACAGTGCGGGATTTGCTGACTGGGCGAGTGTTGGTAGAGAAAGGTGCGATCGCTAAACTAAAATGA
- a CDS encoding DUF1257 domain-containing protein yields the protein MSHFTTIKVQIKNGEILQGVLQELGHQVEQNTTVRGYQGNKTNAEYVIRQNNGYDLGFRRDGENYELVADFWGAKINQQDFVNSILHKYAHKTLMTTVQEQGFNVEEEEVLEDGTVRVVVGRWV from the coding sequence ATGTCCCACTTTACTACTATCAAAGTGCAGATAAAAAATGGCGAAATTCTTCAAGGAGTTTTGCAAGAGTTAGGGCATCAAGTAGAGCAGAATACAACGGTGCGCGGATATCAAGGTAACAAAACTAATGCTGAATATGTCATCCGTCAAAATAATGGTTATGATTTGGGATTTAGGCGCGACGGTGAAAATTACGAGTTGGTAGCTGACTTTTGGGGAGCAAAGATTAATCAACAGGATTTTGTTAATTCAATCCTCCATAAGTATGCTCATAAGACATTAATGACGACTGTGCAGGAGCAAGGTTTTAATGTTGAGGAGGAAGAAGTTTTAGAAGATGGAACTGTAAGAGTGGTTGTAGGTAGGTGGGTTTAA
- a CDS encoding AAA family ATPase, which translates to MTNQPPQRRDDDVVLGKQNSPHGTLVSQLDLMIRARYPLLYIVAAEEEPVEEVLLRVAEHSTPKRQLLMWDIVRGWSDNGDGKGSVMAALNRIAKASDGMMFVMRDLHPILKTPHTKENAPVVRELKNLTRELKRCRKTLILTSHALELPTELAEEVTVIDFPLPDVPEINYLIEQLVVPDKLKVVGLAREQLVKACQGLSRARIQRVLASALAAKQQVDESDIDRVLAQKQQAIRQTGILEFFTTRESLKSVGGLENLKRWVRMRSDGFTEEARSYGIPNPKGVLLVGIQGTGKSLSAKTIASEWRLPLLRLDSGRLFGGIVGESESRVRQMIQLAEAMAPCVLWIDEIDKAFGNISSGVDGDSGTSRRVFGSLITWMQEKTSPVFIVATANNVQILPAELLRKGRFDEIFFLNLPTEIERQEIFKVHLQRLRPSRLRDFDLALLAKSASEFSGAEIEQVIIDAMHRAFGLGENGQRRDFTTEDILHSIKETVPLAAIARHQIEDLKRWAAQAGARTASIDNQLVEELKQFSQQRGISPLEVD; encoded by the coding sequence ATGACAAACCAACCACCTCAACGGAGAGATGATGATGTAGTGCTAGGCAAGCAGAATAGCCCGCATGGGACGCTGGTATCACAACTAGATTTGATGATTAGAGCGCGTTACCCACTACTTTATATTGTTGCTGCTGAAGAAGAACCAGTTGAGGAAGTTTTGCTGCGTGTGGCTGAACATTCAACGCCAAAACGTCAATTGTTGATGTGGGATATTGTGCGGGGCTGGAGTGATAATGGCGATGGTAAAGGCTCAGTGATGGCAGCCTTAAATCGCATTGCTAAGGCTTCGGATGGGATGATGTTTGTCATGCGAGATTTGCACCCCATTTTAAAAACTCCTCATACTAAAGAAAATGCGCCTGTGGTGAGGGAATTAAAAAATCTTACACGGGAACTCAAACGCTGTCGCAAAACGCTGATTTTAACAAGTCACGCTTTAGAATTGCCAACCGAATTAGCGGAAGAAGTAACAGTAATTGACTTTCCGCTACCGGATGTACCAGAGATTAACTATTTAATTGAGCAGTTAGTTGTCCCAGATAAGCTTAAGGTAGTTGGATTAGCACGGGAGCAATTGGTAAAAGCTTGCCAGGGTTTAAGTCGAGCTAGAATTCAACGGGTATTAGCATCTGCACTAGCGGCAAAACAGCAGGTGGATGAGTCAGATATTGATAGAGTACTAGCTCAAAAACAACAAGCAATTCGGCAAACGGGAATTTTAGAGTTTTTCACTACGCGGGAATCTCTCAAAAGCGTAGGTGGGTTAGAGAATCTCAAGCGGTGGGTACGGATGCGCTCTGATGGGTTTACTGAGGAAGCTAGAAGCTATGGTATTCCTAATCCCAAGGGTGTGCTGCTGGTAGGCATTCAAGGTACAGGTAAATCTCTTTCAGCTAAGACAATTGCTTCAGAATGGCGACTACCTCTGCTGCGTCTAGATTCAGGGCGTTTGTTTGGCGGTATTGTTGGGGAAAGTGAAAGCCGAGTGCGCCAAATGATTCAATTGGCTGAAGCAATGGCTCCTTGTGTGTTGTGGATTGATGAGATTGATAAGGCGTTTGGTAATATCTCCAGTGGGGTAGATGGAGATTCGGGAACTTCGCGGCGTGTATTTGGCAGTTTAATTACCTGGATGCAGGAGAAAACCAGCCCTGTATTTATTGTGGCTACAGCTAATAATGTGCAGATATTACCTGCGGAATTGTTACGCAAGGGGAGATTTGATGAAATATTCTTTTTAAATCTGCCTACGGAAATAGAGCGTCAGGAAATATTTAAGGTACATTTGCAACGTTTACGCCCTAGCCGCCTGCGAGATTTTGATTTAGCTTTGTTAGCTAAAAGTGCATCAGAATTTAGTGGTGCAGAAATTGAACAGGTGATTATAGATGCTATGCACCGAGCATTTGGACTAGGGGAAAATGGTCAACGTCGAGACTTTACGACTGAAGATATTTTGCATTCAATTAAAGAAACAGTACCACTAGCTGCGATCGCACGCCACCAAATTGAAGATTTAAAACGGTGGGCAGCACAAGCAGGAGCTAGAACTGCTTCTATTGATAATCAGCTTGTTGAAGAGTTGAAGCAGTTTTCCCAGCAACGCGGTATCAGTCCACTGGAAGTTGATTAA
- a CDS encoding DUF3685 domain-containing protein, translated as MSDRTSLILIDPDPIFRLGLSTALASFADLQILAEADNLKIALEKLAEFAAKNYAVDLVILEFDLSTNQPTAELQCQQLKAQYPQLPILLISSLSRTDQLIAAKTAGIEGYCPKGTEINVLVQAIRQLLAGQEYWHNFPTINYSIQDSGIASNLIDSTTSSIGDRPTRPPTTWHYQARRNGIQQINNSLAEVTSQLKNPNLSNLDWLFWSGRRRELLAARWLVNQLLPGDVVILQPVQNTELPLIDSQPADRAKNTIVRKQNYLTESSNLPQQSIFDTTRVKLQSRLQNITGEPIEIEILRLEKRRELLELILQRLEAILDELRYSQVEPHQLPQILPVVLRDLWQASIHDFFGKYYTLPIGDGQYEVVNVLLQSAGIVQSAILNKIPLVAELFSYLLFETPIVIDNAIYAPETFAAKKRTEALLENLIIQVANGVVQPLLNYFADIEVIKENFYDRSLVSTREISRFRNNLSWKYRIYQYIKEPIAIFESRYSLLVFSDIGIKQVYVYAPRRQELEKLRGIPLAVTLAVEARDAIAPRLRATVSFISSGLIYVLTKVIGRGIGLIVRGIIQGVGNSLQESRYGRNGDREKKLD; from the coding sequence ATGAGCGATCGCACCTCATTAATTTTGATTGATCCCGACCCAATTTTTCGGTTAGGTCTAAGCACAGCGTTGGCATCTTTTGCCGACCTGCAAATACTAGCTGAGGCAGATAACCTTAAAATTGCTTTAGAAAAATTGGCAGAATTTGCTGCTAAAAACTATGCTGTTGATTTGGTAATTTTAGAATTTGATTTAAGCACAAATCAGCCCACAGCAGAGCTACAATGTCAACAGTTAAAAGCTCAGTATCCTCAACTGCCAATATTACTAATTAGTTCTCTGTCAAGAACAGATCAACTAATAGCAGCAAAAACGGCAGGTATTGAGGGCTATTGTCCCAAGGGTACAGAAATTAATGTTTTAGTACAAGCCATCCGCCAGTTGTTAGCAGGTCAAGAATATTGGCATAATTTCCCAACAATTAATTACAGTATCCAAGACTCAGGAATTGCTAGTAATTTAATTGATTCTACCACAAGTAGTATTGGCGATCGCCCCACCAGACCTCCTACAACTTGGCATTATCAAGCCCGTCGCAATGGCATACAGCAAATAAATAATTCTCTAGCTGAGGTAACATCTCAACTAAAAAATCCTAACCTTTCAAACTTAGATTGGTTGTTTTGGAGTGGACGCAGGCGAGAACTTTTAGCTGCGCGTTGGTTAGTAAATCAGCTATTACCTGGGGATGTTGTCATTTTACAACCCGTACAAAATACTGAATTACCATTAATTGATTCTCAACCAGCAGATAGGGCAAAAAATACGATTGTCCGTAAGCAAAATTATTTAACAGAATCTTCAAATCTACCCCAGCAAAGCATATTTGATACTACGCGGGTTAAACTTCAATCTCGCCTCCAGAATATCACAGGTGAACCTATAGAAATTGAGATTCTGCGCTTAGAAAAAAGAAGAGAATTACTTGAGCTAATTTTACAACGATTAGAAGCGATTTTAGATGAATTACGTTATTCTCAAGTTGAGCCTCATCAGCTACCGCAGATATTACCAGTTGTATTAAGAGATTTATGGCAAGCATCTATTCACGATTTTTTTGGTAAATACTACACTTTACCCATCGGTGATGGGCAGTATGAAGTGGTGAATGTTTTGCTACAAAGTGCTGGTATTGTCCAATCAGCAATTTTAAATAAAATTCCGTTGGTTGCTGAGTTGTTTTCCTATTTGCTATTTGAGACACCTATCGTAATTGATAATGCTATTTATGCTCCTGAAACATTTGCAGCTAAGAAACGTACAGAAGCATTACTAGAAAACCTCATTATTCAAGTTGCTAATGGAGTTGTACAACCATTACTAAATTATTTTGCTGATATTGAAGTTATTAAGGAAAATTTTTATGATCGTAGCTTGGTTTCGACTAGAGAAATTAGTAGATTCCGTAACAATTTATCTTGGAAATATCGTATATATCAGTATATTAAGGAGCCAATAGCTATTTTTGAAAGTAGATATAGCTTGTTAGTTTTCAGTGATATTGGTATTAAACAAGTATATGTATATGCACCGAGAAGGCAAGAATTAGAAAAATTAAGAGGTATACCACTAGCTGTTACTTTAGCGGTAGAAGCTCGTGATGCGATCGCGCCTCGTTTACGTGCTACCGTTTCTTTTATTAGTAGTGGTTTGATTTATGTGTTAACTAAAGTGATTGGGCGCGGTATTGGTTTGATTGTGCGGGGGATTATTCAAGGTGTTGGTAATTCTTTGCAGGAAAGTAGATATGGGAGAAATGGGGATAGGGAGAAGAAGTTGGATTAG
- a CDS encoding Fur family transcriptional regulator, with the protein MPNNAASIKPFCSLEDALNRCHELGMRVSRQRRFILELLWQVKEHLSAREIYDRLNQQGQEIGHTSVYQNLEALSSHGIIECVERADGRLYGNVSDSHSHINCVDTNQILDIYVELPKDLIEQIEQQTGVKITDYRIDFFGYRKVQHNS; encoded by the coding sequence ATGCCAAATAATGCGGCATCTATAAAACCATTTTGCTCTTTAGAAGACGCGCTTAATCGCTGCCATGAATTGGGTATGCGTGTCAGCCGTCAACGTCGGTTCATTTTAGAACTGCTTTGGCAAGTTAAAGAGCATTTGTCAGCACGAGAAATATATGATCGCCTAAATCAGCAGGGTCAGGAAATTGGTCATACTTCTGTATACCAAAATTTAGAGGCACTATCGAGCCACGGAATTATTGAGTGTGTTGAGCGTGCTGATGGGCGTTTGTATGGTAACGTCAGTGATTCTCATAGTCACATCAACTGCGTAGACACTAACCAAATATTAGATATATATGTGGAATTGCCCAAGGACTTGATTGAGCAAATTGAACAACAAACAGGTGTAAAAATTACAGATTACCGGATTGACTTTTTTGGTTATCGTAAGGTTCAACACAACAGCTAA
- a CDS encoding CRR6 family NdhI maturation factor — protein MTITITLTSECLQKLDLSSVKTIINPLLQATDNKSAFTSLEQQITFNIEYAREPEDPRELSEIPEVRLWFIRLDASYPWFPLLLDWKSGELARYAGMLVPHQFNRKEGIQYNPEALEIFVMQKIFVLMDWMNSQGIESNSRINSMIQMFGYELDDAFFEQLAISN, from the coding sequence ATGACAATTACCATCACGCTCACATCAGAATGCCTACAGAAATTGGATCTATCGTCAGTAAAGACAATTATCAATCCGCTACTGCAAGCTACTGATAACAAAAGTGCTTTCACCTCCCTTGAGCAGCAGATAACTTTTAATATTGAATACGCCCGCGAGCCTGAAGACCCACGAGAACTTTCAGAAATTCCAGAGGTGCGGCTGTGGTTTATTCGCCTGGATGCTAGTTATCCTTGGTTTCCATTACTTCTAGATTGGAAATCTGGTGAACTTGCCCGCTATGCTGGCATGCTTGTACCACATCAATTTAATCGCAAAGAAGGAATTCAGTACAATCCAGAAGCCTTAGAAATTTTTGTTATGCAAAAAATATTTGTCTTAATGGATTGGATGAACAGCCAAGGCATTGAAAGTAACTCTCGAATCAACTCTATGATTCAAATGTTTGGATATGAGCTAGACGATGCCTTTTTTGAACAATTAGCAATTAGCAATTAG
- the pheS gene encoding phenylalanine--tRNA ligase subunit alpha, whose protein sequence is MTTSLNELEAQLATLKQVATKAIAATDTLEQLEQLRVGYLGKKGQLSQILRGMGQLAAEDRPRIGSLANVVKESLQASLDGKRSYLQEAQIQAQLESETLDVTMPGVYSPIGRVHPINSTIDRVLDIFVGLGYTVATGPEMETDYYNFEALNTPADHPARDMQDTFYLPDGNLLRTHTSSVQIHYMEDSEPPIRIVAPGRCYRRDTVDATHAAVFYQIEILAVDEGLTFTDLKGTIKVFLEEMFGEDLPIRFRASYFPFTEPSAEVDVQWQGRWLEVMGCGMVDPNVLKSVGYDPEVYTGFAAGFGVERFAMVLHQIDDIRRLYNSDLRFLQQF, encoded by the coding sequence ATGACCACTTCCCTCAACGAGCTTGAGGCTCAATTAGCTACGCTAAAACAAGTTGCGACTAAAGCGATCGCTGCAACTGATACCCTAGAGCAATTAGAACAGTTGCGAGTAGGCTACCTCGGCAAGAAAGGGCAGCTATCCCAGATCTTAAGAGGTATGGGTCAGTTAGCGGCGGAAGACCGACCTCGGATTGGAAGTTTGGCAAACGTTGTCAAAGAATCCTTACAAGCCAGCTTAGACGGCAAGCGATCATACTTACAAGAGGCACAAATTCAAGCGCAACTGGAGTCTGAAACCCTGGATGTCACAATGCCAGGAGTTTACAGTCCTATTGGTCGCGTGCATCCCATTAACAGCACGATTGATCGGGTGTTGGATATCTTCGTTGGTCTGGGCTACACTGTCGCCACTGGTCCAGAAATGGAAACAGACTACTATAACTTTGAGGCGCTCAATACCCCAGCAGATCATCCCGCCCGTGATATGCAGGATACTTTCTACCTGCCAGATGGCAACTTGCTGCGGACTCATACATCTTCTGTACAAATTCACTACATGGAAGATTCGGAGCCACCTATAAGGATTGTGGCACCAGGACGTTGCTACCGTCGAGATACGGTGGATGCAACTCACGCAGCAGTTTTCTATCAAATTGAAATTTTGGCAGTTGATGAGGGGCTAACTTTTACTGACCTCAAAGGCACTATTAAGGTCTTTTTAGAAGAGATGTTTGGCGAAGATTTGCCTATCCGCTTCCGCGCTAGTTATTTCCCCTTCACTGAACCTTCTGCGGAAGTAGACGTTCAGTGGCAGGGACGCTGGTTAGAAGTAATGGGCTGCGGAATGGTAGATCCCAACGTCCTCAAATCAGTGGGTTATGACCCAGAAGTTTACACAGGATTTGCTGCTGGTTTTGGTGTTGAGCGTTTTGCGATGGTACTACATCAAATTGATGATATTCGTCGTTTGTACAATAGCGACTTGCGCTTTCTACAGCAGTTTTGA
- a CDS encoding DUF928 domain-containing protein: protein MVRRRANPNDAVALAQWKQLLKSLSLENIAQ, encoded by the coding sequence ATAGTTAGACGGCGTGCTAATCCTAATGATGCAGTTGCCTTAGCTCAGTGGAAACAACTGTTGAAATCGTTGAGTTTAGAAAACATTGCCCAATAG
- a CDS encoding transglutaminase-like domain-containing protein codes for MIPDLTSLSVHENPWLRTIRPFGAAALSGIAKSDNSLIAIDSTQGYLLQIDLLTDNTTILNPDHVADFLDATGLALQGDKLWFTQGNSVYCCTLADPTPQHFVSLPYSANGVAVWESTIYVSCQKTGKILIFNLETAKEITRLYAPGVGIENLTIKGEELWVTDTVEQTVYCLDRATGEIKFSVLTPFECPTGLAFYTNPTTGEDILYVSYAGEEPYIRDNPNANPNYELAFRDRTFIHPLYFHYDAEEKYALSNGYLIEMSYVEELSPLDEVELTDLEWRIALPTETHRQKIRKIEFVGIPFTEEIQDGQRVAVFKFDVLKPGERHLFGWKALLEVWSIKYHITPRDVEKVPELPPEFKNRYLADDDDLAMDTEIIRNAAIEAIGNETNLLRKIYKIRNYVYDKLSYGIKPHIDSPDVALERGVGSCGEYLGVLLALARLNGIACRTVGRYKCPPHPELLGVPLSPDFNHVWMEFYLPGFGWLPMESNPDDVFEGGPYPSRFFMGLAWYHAEIGKSITFESLRSKGEPVNKQNISIGDLAINHVRFRILKELIPVDN; via the coding sequence ATGATTCCTGATTTAACTTCATTGTCTGTTCACGAAAACCCCTGGCTACGCACTATTAGACCTTTTGGCGCGGCGGCTTTGTCTGGCATAGCCAAGAGCGATAATTCATTAATCGCTATTGATTCGACGCAAGGCTATCTGTTGCAGATTGATTTGTTGACTGATAATACAACTATATTAAATCCTGACCATGTAGCAGATTTTCTTGATGCTACGGGTTTGGCACTCCAGGGAGACAAGTTGTGGTTTACCCAAGGAAACAGTGTTTACTGTTGTACTTTAGCTGATCCGACTCCGCAACATTTTGTAAGTTTGCCATATTCAGCTAATGGCGTAGCGGTTTGGGAATCAACTATTTATGTTAGCTGTCAGAAGACGGGCAAGATTTTGATTTTTAACTTGGAGACGGCTAAGGAAATTACCAGGTTATATGCCCCTGGAGTTGGGATCGAGAATCTTACTATTAAGGGTGAGGAATTGTGGGTTACAGATACGGTGGAACAAACGGTTTACTGCTTGGATAGGGCAACTGGAGAAATTAAATTTAGTGTTTTGACACCTTTTGAGTGTCCAACTGGTTTAGCTTTCTACACTAATCCGACCACAGGTGAGGATATTCTGTATGTTTCTTATGCTGGTGAGGAGCCGTATATCAGAGATAATCCCAATGCTAACCCAAATTATGAATTAGCGTTCCGCGATCGCACTTTTATTCATCCCTTATATTTCCACTATGACGCTGAAGAAAAATATGCTTTGTCCAATGGCTATTTGATTGAAATGTCTTATGTTGAAGAACTTTCTCCTTTAGATGAGGTGGAATTAACCGATTTAGAATGGCGCATTGCTTTACCGACAGAAACCCATCGACAAAAAATTAGAAAAATTGAGTTTGTAGGAATACCTTTTACTGAAGAAATTCAAGACGGGCAGCGAGTAGCTGTGTTTAAATTTGACGTTCTTAAGCCTGGTGAACGGCATTTGTTTGGCTGGAAAGCACTTTTGGAAGTTTGGAGTATTAAATACCACATAACACCTAGAGATGTTGAAAAAGTACCTGAACTGCCACCAGAATTTAAAAATCGCTACTTGGCAGATGATGATGATTTAGCAATGGATACTGAGATTATCCGCAATGCTGCTATTGAAGCAATTGGTAACGAAACTAATTTATTGCGAAAAATTTACAAAATTCGTAACTATGTGTATGACAAACTTTCTTACGGCATCAAGCCTCATATTGATTCGCCAGATGTTGCCTTAGAGCGAGGTGTTGGCTCTTGTGGGGAATATTTGGGCGTTTTACTAGCATTAGCTCGATTGAATGGCATTGCTTGCCGTACTGTTGGGCGTTATAAGTGTCCTCCTCATCCTGAACTTTTAGGTGTGCCGCTTTCCCCAGATTTTAACCACGTTTGGATGGAGTTTTATTTACCAGGGTTTGGTTGGTTGCCGATGGAATCTAATCCTGATGATGTGTTTGAAGGTGGTCCCTACCCGTCACGGTTTTTTATGGGTTTGGCTTGGTATCATGCTGAAATTGGTAAAAGTATTACGTTTGAAAGTCTCAGAAGTAAGGGTGAACCTGTTAATAAGCAGAATATTTCTATTGGTGATTTAGCAATTAATCATGTGAGATTTCGGATTTTAAAGGAGCTAATACCAGTAGACAATTAA
- the hisA gene encoding 1-(5-phosphoribosyl)-5-[(5-phosphoribosylamino)methylideneamino]imidazole-4-carboxamide isomerase produces the protein MEIIPAIDLLEGRCVRLYQGDYAQSQVFNDNPAEVAKQWEDQGASRLHVVDLDGAKAGKLVNKDAIAAIVQAVSIPVQVGGGLRDRTSVSQLFDIGVQRIILGTVAVEQPQLVQDLCQEFSGQIVVGIDARNGLVATRGWLETSSVTAIDLAQQMAQLGAAAIIYTDIHRDGTLSGPNLEALRELASSISIPVIASGGVSSITDLLSLLALEPLGVSGAIVGRAIYTGDVSLKDAIRAVGSGRIQDVPPDLGLSALA, from the coding sequence ATGGAAATTATTCCAGCAATTGATTTGTTAGAAGGGCGATGTGTACGACTTTATCAAGGAGATTATGCCCAGTCGCAAGTTTTTAATGACAATCCAGCAGAGGTAGCTAAACAGTGGGAAGATCAAGGCGCATCAAGACTGCACGTTGTTGATCTTGATGGCGCGAAAGCGGGTAAATTAGTTAACAAAGATGCAATTGCAGCAATTGTGCAAGCCGTCTCGATTCCGGTGCAAGTGGGCGGTGGTTTGCGCGATCGCACGAGCGTTTCCCAATTGTTTGATATTGGTGTACAGCGTATAATTCTGGGAACTGTTGCGGTAGAACAACCTCAGTTAGTGCAAGATTTATGTCAAGAATTCTCAGGTCAAATTGTCGTAGGAATTGATGCGCGTAATGGTTTGGTAGCTACTCGTGGTTGGCTCGAAACATCTTCAGTTACAGCTATAGATCTAGCTCAACAAATGGCGCAGTTGGGCGCGGCGGCAATTATTTACACAGATATTCATCGTGATGGTACTCTTTCTGGACCAAACTTAGAAGCTCTCAGAGAACTTGCTAGTAGTATCTCTATTCCGGTGATTGCTTCTGGTGGTGTTAGTTCTATCACTGATTTACTAAGTTTATTGGCACTAGAACCATTGGGAGTAAGTGGCGCGATTGTTGGTCGCGCTATTTATACTGGTGATGTCTCACTCAAAGACGCTATTCGGGCAGTTGGCTCGGGACGCATCCAAGATGTACCACCAGATTTAGGGCTTTCTGCTTTGGCTTAA